The genome window TGGATGGTGTCATTTTTTATGCTGCTGAACTGAGAAGATATTGCCTGTACTCCAAAGGTGTCATACAGTTCAACCGCTTCTGATATCGATGGTTATTGTAATACTCTATGTACTCTATAAGTGCTGCCTCTAGCTCTTCATATGTGTTAAATTTATTGAGATAATACATTTCAGACTTCATCATTCCCCAGAATGCTTCCATCGGGCCATTATCAATACACCTAGATACCCTTGACATGCTTTGTGTCATTTCTGCATCGTCTAGTTTCTTTTTAAATGACTTGCTCGTGTATTGGAAACCACGGTCAGAATGA of Desulfitibacter sp. BRH_c19 contains these proteins:
- a CDS encoding transposase; the encoded protein is TEMKYGLQSKAYLSAILDLADKSIVSFVVGCSNNNELVFRTFDMAHQTYPDAKPIFHSDRGFQYTSKSFKKKLDDAEMTQSMSRVSRCIDNGPMEAFWGMMKSEMYYLNKFNTYEELEAALIEYIEYYNNHRYQKRLNCMTPLEYRQYLLSSAA